One Curtobacterium sp. MCLR17_007 DNA window includes the following coding sequences:
- the folP gene encoding dihydropteroate synthase, producing MTDLPTRRDRRLAAPVRRHDPGVPQSGRTRVMGILNVTPDSFSDGGLHAAYDAAVAHARDLVTAGADLVDVGGESTRPGAERVPVEVEQQRVLPVIEQLVAEGIAVSVDTMYAATAERAVELGAVIVNDVSGGLADDDMARVVASTGCGFVVMHWRGHSDRMYRDAVYEHAVDEVRREVEMRVAELIVLGVRQEQVVIDPGLGFAKEGAQNWEILAGYERFASIGLPVLVAASRKRFLDGVGSPAGAPPAERDLATAAISLLAAERGAWGVRVHDPEPTRAVLDVWEAWRAARS from the coding sequence TCATGGGCATCCTCAACGTGACGCCGGACTCGTTCTCCGACGGCGGGCTGCATGCTGCGTACGACGCCGCGGTGGCGCACGCGCGCGATCTCGTCACGGCGGGCGCGGACCTCGTCGACGTCGGTGGCGAGTCCACCCGACCCGGTGCGGAGCGCGTGCCGGTCGAGGTCGAGCAGCAGCGGGTACTCCCGGTGATCGAGCAGCTCGTCGCCGAGGGCATCGCGGTCAGCGTCGACACCATGTACGCGGCGACGGCCGAGCGCGCGGTCGAGCTGGGTGCCGTCATCGTGAACGACGTGTCCGGCGGGCTGGCCGACGACGACATGGCCCGGGTCGTGGCGTCGACGGGCTGCGGCTTCGTCGTGATGCACTGGCGGGGCCACAGCGACCGGATGTACCGCGACGCCGTGTACGAGCACGCGGTCGACGAGGTCCGGCGCGAGGTCGAGATGCGGGTCGCCGAGCTCATCGTGCTCGGGGTGCGCCAGGAGCAGGTCGTCATCGACCCGGGGCTCGGGTTCGCCAAGGAGGGCGCCCAGAACTGGGAGATCCTGGCGGGGTACGAGCGGTTCGCCTCGATCGGCCTGCCCGTGCTCGTCGCCGCGTCGCGCAAGCGGTTCCTGGACGGTGTCGGCAGCCCGGCGGGCGCACCACCGGCGGAGCGCGACCTCGCGACCGCCGCCATCAGCCTGTTGGCAGCAGAACGCGGCGCCTGGGGCGTCCGCGTGCACGACCCGGAACCGACGCGGGCCGTGCTCGACGTCTGGGAAGCCTGGAGGGCAGCTCGATCGTGA
- the folB gene encoding dihydroneopterin aldolase gives MNDTIRLTGVRARGHHGVFDHERADGQDFVVDVAVEIDARAAAGPDDLDQTVHYGVLAEQVVAEIERDPVDLIETLAERIAAAVLTHRAALATEVTVHKPQAPITVPFTDVSITIRRERMAVDPVPGAATPQPPTAPVDDPDAA, from the coding sequence GTGAACGACACCATCCGCCTGACCGGGGTCCGCGCCCGCGGCCACCACGGGGTCTTCGACCACGAGCGCGCCGACGGGCAGGACTTCGTCGTCGATGTCGCGGTCGAGATCGACGCCCGCGCAGCCGCCGGTCCCGACGACCTCGACCAGACCGTCCACTACGGGGTGCTCGCCGAGCAGGTCGTCGCCGAGATCGAACGCGACCCGGTCGACCTGATCGAGACCCTGGCCGAGCGGATCGCCGCCGCGGTGCTGACCCACCGCGCGGCGCTGGCGACCGAGGTCACGGTGCACAAGCCGCAGGCGCCCATCACGGTGCCGTTCACCGACGTGTCGATCACGATCCGCCGCGAGCGGATGGCGGTCGACCCGGTCCCCGGAGCCGCGACGCCCCAGCCGCCCACGGCCCCCGTCGACGACCCGGACGCCGCGTGA
- the folK gene encoding 2-amino-4-hydroxy-6-hydroxymethyldihydropteridine diphosphokinase, translated as MTRAVVALGANLGDRGSTLRAAAAAVVAIPGVTAVASSHEVESVALTLDGLDTAKPRYRNAVVVLDTELGAQALLDALHVVEDTHGRTREVRWGDRTLDLDVITYGDERIATETLDVPHPRAHERAFVLAPWLDADPGAVLPGRGPVADLLAALGDDTERVDEPRLLDGDDTERVDEPRLLDGDDTERVDEPRLLDGVTTASRPDANPTTTGTDATP; from the coding sequence GTGACCCGCGCCGTCGTCGCCCTCGGCGCGAACCTCGGTGACCGGGGGAGCACCCTCCGTGCCGCGGCCGCCGCCGTCGTGGCGATCCCGGGCGTCACGGCGGTCGCGTCGAGCCACGAGGTCGAGTCGGTCGCCCTGACACTCGACGGCCTCGACACGGCGAAGCCCCGGTACCGGAACGCGGTCGTCGTGCTCGACACCGAGCTGGGGGCCCAGGCGCTGCTCGACGCGCTGCACGTCGTCGAGGACACCCACGGCCGCACCCGCGAAGTCCGGTGGGGCGACCGCACGCTCGACCTCGACGTCATCACGTACGGCGACGAGCGCATCGCGACCGAGACGCTGGACGTGCCGCACCCGCGTGCGCACGAGCGGGCCTTCGTGCTGGCGCCGTGGCTCGACGCCGACCCCGGCGCGGTGCTGCCCGGTCGCGGGCCGGTCGCCGACCTGCTGGCCGCACTCGGTGACGACACGGAGCGCGTCGACGAGCCGCGCCTGCTCGACGGTGACGACACGGAGCGCGTCGACGAGCCGCGCCTGCTCGACGGTGACGACACGGAGCGCGTCGACGAGCCGCGCCTGCTCGACGGCGTGACCACGGCCTCCCGTCCGGACGCCAACCCGACCACCACCGGAACGGACGCCACCCCGTGA
- a CDS encoding DUF3180 domain-containing protein, translating into MKTTRASTLISLAVVAGIAGFALNAALASRQAPALLLVSPLGFALALIGVVLIALALPVRRHAQGVPGRRVDPIYATRVVVLAKASSICGVLFGAFALGLLVYLLTRSVVPSLGSTLPSAVAVGGGIVLTVCALVAERMCIAPPDDDDPDDPRGGTTAR; encoded by the coding sequence GTGAAGACCACCCGCGCCTCCACGCTGATCAGCCTCGCCGTCGTCGCCGGCATCGCCGGCTTCGCGCTGAACGCCGCCCTGGCGTCGCGCCAGGCGCCCGCACTCCTGCTCGTCAGCCCCCTCGGCTTCGCCCTGGCGCTCATCGGCGTGGTGCTCATCGCCCTGGCCCTGCCGGTCCGACGCCACGCGCAGGGCGTCCCCGGCCGCCGCGTCGACCCGATCTACGCGACCCGCGTCGTGGTCCTCGCCAAGGCCTCGAGCATCTGCGGCGTGCTGTTCGGCGCCTTCGCACTCGGGCTCCTCGTGTACCTGCTGACCCGCTCCGTCGTCCCTTCGCTAGGCTCGACCCTGCCGAGTGCCGTGGCGGTCGGTGGCGGGATCGTGCTCACCGTGTGCGCCCTCGTCGCCGAACGCATGTGCATCGCTCCACCGGACGACGACGACCCGGACGACCCACGGGGCGGCACGACGGCACGATGA